One genomic window of Leptolyngbya sp. NIES-3755 includes the following:
- a CDS encoding glutaredoxin (similar to AA sequence:cyanobase_aa:Cyan7425_0302): MTVANKTTAIANIENVKVYRMSMPEHECPWGLRATKLLTEQGIEFEDIKLRSREEVDAFKAKYGVATTPQIFFGEERIGGYTDLAERLKVEAEKAEYSYTPVIALFSTAGLMALATSLGMTGFMGISLSMLASLKLMDINAFAESFEKYDLVTKRFKPYGKAYPFAELLIGLGFLSGVAPLVTGVGSLLVGVSGAVSVFKAVYIDKLALNCACVGGNSKAPLGVVSFTENAIMAVMGGLLTFSSLTGTNVEPFRMGETLPPAIVQLRDGTPNQTR, encoded by the coding sequence ATGACTGTTGCAAATAAAACCACTGCGATCGCGAACATTGAAAACGTCAAAGTTTACCGGATGTCGATGCCTGAGCATGAGTGTCCTTGGGGACTTCGGGCAACAAAATTGCTCACAGAACAAGGGATCGAGTTTGAAGATATTAAACTGCGATCGCGTGAAGAAGTCGATGCGTTCAAGGCAAAATATGGGGTTGCTACTACACCGCAGATCTTCTTTGGTGAAGAACGAATCGGGGGCTACACAGACTTAGCAGAACGGCTCAAAGTCGAAGCCGAGAAAGCAGAATATTCTTACACTCCAGTCATTGCACTTTTCTCAACGGCTGGACTGATGGCACTCGCCACATCGCTTGGCATGACTGGCTTCATGGGAATTTCCCTCTCGATGCTGGCTTCACTCAAGCTGATGGATATCAATGCGTTTGCTGAGAGCTTTGAAAAGTACGACTTGGTGACAAAACGCTTCAAACCCTACGGCAAAGCGTATCCATTTGCTGAGTTGTTGATTGGGCTTGGATTTTTGTCGGGTGTTGCGCCGCTCGTAACGGGTGTGGGATCGCTGCTCGTTGGGGTAAGTGGTGCGGTGTCAGTCTTCAAAGCCGTTTATATTGACAAGCTGGCATTAAACTGTGCTTGTGTTGGCGGCAATTCTAAAGCGCCGCTCGGTGTCGTGAGTTTTACCGAAAACGCAATCATGGCAGTGATGGGCGGACTGTTAACGTTTTCCTCGCTCACAGGAACCAACGTCGAGCCGTTCAGAATGGGAGAAACGCTTCCTCCAGCGATCGTGCAATTACGGGATGGCACTCCGAATCAGACTCGCTAG
- a CDS encoding flavodoxin (similar to AA sequence:cyanobase_aa:Npun_F2967), producing MSKIGLFYGTQTGYTQSAAEMIQQEFGGEDVVTLYDISNTEPSDFSNYDSIIVGCPTWNVGQLQDDWDNFFEQLDEIDFTGKKVAYFGEGDQVGYADSFQDAMGILEEKISEQGGETVGYWSTEGYDFSESRAVRDDRFVGLALDEDNQSDLTEERIKAWVAKLKQEFGLQTEASV from the coding sequence ATGTCTAAGATTGGATTGTTCTACGGGACTCAAACGGGTTACACCCAAAGCGCTGCTGAGATGATCCAGCAAGAATTTGGAGGTGAAGATGTCGTAACATTGTATGACATCTCCAACACTGAACCAAGCGATTTTAGTAACTATGATTCCATCATTGTGGGTTGCCCAACTTGGAACGTGGGACAACTGCAAGACGATTGGGATAACTTCTTCGAGCAGCTAGATGAGATCGATTTCACAGGTAAAAAGGTTGCTTATTTTGGTGAAGGCGATCAAGTGGGTTATGCTGATTCGTTCCAAGATGCGATGGGAATTTTGGAAGAAAAGATTTCAGAGCAAGGCGGCGAAACAGTTGGTTACTGGTCTACTGAGGGCTATGACTTTTCTGAGTCCAGGGCAGTTCGAGATGATCGGTTTGTAGGACTAGCTCTAGACGAAGACAATCAATCTGATTTAACAGAAGAAAGAATCAAAGCTTGGGTCGCAAAACTCAAACAGGAGTTTGGACTACAGACGGAAGCTTCTGTCTAA
- a CDS encoding RND multidrug efflux transporter (similar to AA sequence:cyanobase_aa:all3143): MFVDFFIKRPVFAIVCSLVMVVVGIVSLPTLAVEQYPDISPVQVTVTARYVGASAQVVEDTVTTVLERQINGVEGMRYMNSTSSNDGSSTIVVTFQQGHNIDVAASDVQNRVLQVQSQLPEVVQQTGVIVSKQSTAIVLAMALYSEDDRYDDTFISNYADLYVLDSLRRIQGVGNILAFGERRYAMRVWLDPNRLASRNLTAQDVINVLNQQNVQLGIGSIGQPPAPNDQMYQIDLQTSGRLKEATEFKEIVLKAETDGTLVRLKDVGRVELGAENYSSFASYRGRVSVGYQIIQIPGSNALNIARAVKAEMERLSQNFPPGLTYDIPYDSSLFVEASFREVVESLFEAILLVVLVIFVFLQDWRTTVIPAIVIPVSLIGTFIFVKAFNFSLNSLTLFGLTLATGMVVDDAIVIVEDITRLIQEKDLSPFRATVEAMRELFGAVIATSLVLMAVFVPVGFFPGVTGQLYKQFALTIAFSVTISTINALTLTPALSALLLRRQSTQRGWLGRIFTPFNRFLEWLRRTYHQLLGKLTRIRAMIMALFTISLGVTAWLYLSVPQSFLPEEDQGYFINLIQGADGTSLNHTKQIVDQAEQQLLKLPEIRATFAVGGVGFSGNAPNRGFMFAPLKSWDERQNPDQSVSGILNRVRGGLMAIPQAPVLAVNPPTIQSLGSVGGFVFQLQDRSDRTTTNIQALDQIKTQLLARANQTPGLQAVFSTFTANAPQLLIEVDRPKAEALQVSVDDIYSTLQTYIGSRYVNDFNAFGRTYRVYVQADQQFRSNPEDLGRLYVRSRRSEMIALSNLVTAVPTTGAQTINHYNLHRSIEINGAAASGFSSRQAIEAMDKIAAEVLPPNAGFEWSGISLEELESGGQAPIIFGLGVFFVFLVLAAQYNNFIDPLIIMLSVPLAVLGALSAQSLRGLYNDVYCQVGLVMLIGLASKNSILIVEFANQLRSQGRSITQAVVEASQERLRPILMTAISTLLGSYPLLVATGAGAASRQSLGTAVFGGMLIATFLSLFVVPILYIVVKSVQLNLTRKQGVMSMSDSK, translated from the coding sequence ATGTTTGTTGATTTCTTCATCAAACGACCTGTCTTTGCGATCGTTTGTTCGCTTGTCATGGTCGTGGTCGGCATCGTCAGTTTGCCGACGTTAGCAGTCGAGCAGTATCCTGACATTAGCCCAGTTCAAGTAACGGTGACAGCAAGGTATGTTGGAGCCAGCGCCCAAGTCGTTGAAGATACTGTGACGACTGTGCTGGAGCGGCAAATTAATGGTGTTGAGGGCATGAGATACATGAACTCGACGAGCAGTAATGATGGAAGCAGTACGATCGTTGTCACCTTTCAGCAAGGTCATAACATTGATGTCGCCGCATCAGATGTACAAAATCGGGTGCTGCAAGTTCAATCTCAACTGCCAGAAGTAGTGCAGCAAACCGGGGTCATCGTATCGAAGCAGTCTACTGCGATCGTTTTAGCAATGGCGCTTTACAGTGAAGACGATCGCTATGATGACACCTTTATTAGTAACTATGCTGACCTCTACGTTCTTGATTCGCTGCGACGGATTCAGGGCGTTGGCAATATTCTTGCCTTTGGGGAACGTCGGTATGCGATGCGGGTTTGGCTTGATCCCAATCGGCTTGCAAGTCGTAATCTGACGGCTCAAGATGTGATTAATGTGCTCAATCAGCAAAATGTGCAGTTAGGGATTGGCAGTATTGGTCAGCCGCCTGCGCCAAATGACCAAATGTACCAAATTGACTTGCAGACGAGCGGCAGATTGAAAGAAGCAACAGAGTTTAAGGAGATTGTTCTTAAAGCAGAAACAGATGGCACGTTAGTCAGATTAAAAGATGTCGGACGAGTGGAGCTAGGCGCAGAAAACTATAGTTCGTTTGCCAGCTATCGAGGTCGTGTTTCGGTCGGTTATCAAATCATTCAGATCCCAGGCAGCAATGCCTTAAATATTGCGAGAGCGGTCAAAGCTGAAATGGAGCGATTGTCTCAGAACTTTCCGCCTGGATTGACCTATGACATCCCTTATGATTCCTCTCTATTCGTTGAGGCATCATTCCGAGAAGTCGTAGAATCCTTGTTTGAGGCGATTCTTCTAGTTGTTCTAGTCATTTTCGTATTTTTGCAAGACTGGAGAACAACGGTGATCCCAGCGATCGTCATTCCAGTTTCTCTAATTGGTACTTTCATCTTTGTCAAAGCCTTTAATTTCTCGTTGAACAGCTTAACTTTATTTGGGTTGACTCTTGCGACGGGAATGGTGGTAGATGATGCGATCGTTATCGTAGAAGACATCACTCGCTTGATTCAAGAGAAGGATTTAAGCCCGTTTCGGGCAACGGTTGAGGCGATGCGAGAATTGTTTGGAGCCGTAATCGCAACGTCTCTCGTTCTCATGGCAGTCTTTGTGCCTGTCGGCTTCTTTCCAGGAGTCACCGGGCAACTTTACAAGCAGTTTGCGTTAACGATCGCGTTTTCTGTGACCATCTCGACGATTAATGCACTGACCCTCACGCCCGCACTCTCCGCGCTACTGTTGCGCCGACAATCCACGCAACGTGGCTGGTTAGGTCGAATCTTTACCCCCTTTAATCGTTTTCTGGAGTGGTTGCGTCGAACATATCATCAACTTCTAGGAAAGCTGACGCGGATTCGTGCCATGATCATGGCGCTATTTACGATTTCTCTGGGAGTGACAGCTTGGCTTTATCTATCTGTACCGCAATCTTTTTTACCCGAAGAAGATCAAGGGTATTTCATTAACCTGATTCAAGGAGCCGATGGAACATCCTTGAATCACACTAAGCAAATTGTCGATCAAGCAGAACAGCAGCTTCTCAAGCTTCCCGAAATTCGAGCCACCTTTGCAGTGGGGGGTGTGGGCTTTAGCGGAAATGCTCCGAATCGCGGATTTATGTTTGCGCCGCTCAAGTCGTGGGATGAGCGACAGAACCCAGATCAAAGCGTTTCAGGAATTCTCAACCGAGTCAGAGGAGGCTTGATGGCGATTCCTCAAGCTCCTGTTCTTGCTGTCAATCCACCCACGATTCAAAGTCTAGGGAGTGTTGGCGGGTTTGTATTTCAACTACAAGATCGCAGCGATCGCACAACAACCAATATTCAGGCACTAGATCAAATCAAAACTCAATTATTAGCACGAGCAAATCAAACTCCTGGATTGCAAGCGGTATTCAGCACGTTTACGGCGAACGCACCCCAACTTCTGATAGAAGTCGATCGCCCTAAAGCAGAGGCATTGCAAGTTTCCGTGGATGACATTTATAGCACTTTGCAGACCTACATTGGTTCTCGCTATGTCAATGATTTTAATGCGTTTGGTCGAACTTACCGCGTCTATGTTCAGGCAGATCAGCAGTTTCGTTCTAATCCAGAAGATCTCGGACGATTGTATGTGCGATCGCGTCGTAGTGAAATGATTGCTCTCAGTAACCTAGTAACTGCTGTTCCGACCACTGGAGCGCAAACGATTAATCACTATAACTTGCATCGGTCGATCGAAATCAATGGAGCCGCAGCTTCAGGATTCAGTTCTAGGCAGGCGATCGAAGCGATGGATAAGATTGCGGCTGAAGTTCTTCCACCGAATGCGGGATTTGAATGGTCAGGGATTTCGCTAGAAGAATTAGAATCGGGTGGACAAGCTCCGATTATTTTTGGCTTGGGAGTCTTCTTTGTCTTTCTAGTTCTAGCAGCGCAGTATAACAATTTCATTGATCCTCTGATCATTATGCTGTCTGTGCCGCTTGCTGTATTAGGCGCTTTGTCGGCTCAATCGCTCAGGGGATTGTACAACGATGTTTATTGTCAGGTTGGGCTAGTGATGCTGATTGGGTTAGCCAGTAAGAATTCAATTCTGATTGTAGAATTTGCGAATCAACTGCGATCGCAAGGGCGTTCGATCACTCAGGCTGTTGTGGAAGCTTCTCAAGAACGATTACGACCCATTTTGATGACTGCGATTTCAACGCTACTTGGAAGCTATCCGCTACTTGTTGCAACTGGGGCTGGAGCAGCAAGCCGTCAGTCATTAGGTACAGCCGTCTTTGGTGGAATGTTGATTGCAACGTTTCTCAGCCTGTTTGTGGTTCCAATTCTATACATTGTTGTGAAGTCAGTACAACTTAATCTGACAAGAAAGCAAGGGGTTATGTCGATGAGCGACTCAAAGTAA
- a CDS encoding secretion protein HlyD (similar to AA sequence:cyanobase_aa:Ava_3839): MESPNFSTVDSPSEGQPPSNRRRLLPWLLGLLLFGGGGFGLWRLLTPSNPSAPIAAQQPAMPVKTLTLQPRTLEERAEFIANLRSRRSVDLRPRIQGQVTRILVQPGAQVAPGTALIQVDPAQQQATVNSTTAAVGSAQANVANARAALRSLSAERISKQSDVKLAQQDYNRFSQLAQAGAIPQQTRDQYANRLEVARANLSAIEEQIRAQEATIAQAEKTVQEAQARVQEQQVQLQFFQITAPFAGTVGNIPVKVGDFVDTSTQLITVSDNAVLEVNFSIPAEQATRLQIGSSVNLVDNRGQRLGTSQVSFIAPNATGTTQSVLVKALLDNPNGRLRTDQFVRAQVTWNQRPGVVVPTTAITRLGGEAFVYVVEPSQSGFVARQRLVKLGSIEGNDYQVLEGLNPADQVIVSGVLALKDGAAIAPES; this comes from the coding sequence ATGGAATCTCCAAACTTCTCAACGGTTGACTCTCCTTCTGAGGGACAACCACCCTCTAATCGTCGTCGATTGTTACCGTGGCTGTTGGGACTGCTTCTATTCGGGGGCGGCGGGTTTGGGCTATGGCGATTGTTAACACCTAGCAATCCGTCTGCTCCCATCGCTGCCCAACAGCCCGCGATGCCTGTCAAGACATTGACCTTGCAGCCTCGTACCCTTGAGGAACGGGCAGAATTTATTGCGAATTTGCGATCGCGTCGTTCTGTTGATCTGCGTCCTCGAATTCAAGGGCAAGTCACCCGTATTCTCGTTCAGCCCGGAGCGCAAGTTGCACCTGGGACTGCTTTGATTCAGGTTGATCCCGCGCAGCAACAAGCTACGGTTAATAGTACGACTGCTGCCGTAGGATCGGCGCAGGCGAATGTTGCGAATGCAAGGGCTGCTTTACGATCGCTCTCCGCAGAGCGCATTTCCAAGCAGTCTGATGTGAAGTTAGCTCAACAAGACTACAATCGGTTTTCTCAACTCGCGCAAGCAGGAGCCATTCCCCAACAGACGCGGGATCAATACGCGAATCGGCTGGAAGTTGCACGAGCGAATTTAAGCGCGATCGAAGAGCAAATTCGAGCGCAAGAAGCCACGATCGCTCAAGCAGAGAAAACGGTGCAAGAAGCCCAGGCGCGTGTCCAAGAACAACAAGTTCAGCTTCAGTTTTTTCAGATTACCGCGCCGTTCGCAGGAACAGTGGGCAATATTCCGGTGAAAGTGGGTGACTTTGTAGATACTTCAACGCAACTCATCACAGTTTCAGATAACGCGGTACTTGAAGTCAATTTTTCAATTCCAGCCGAACAAGCAACTCGTTTACAGATTGGCAGTTCAGTCAATCTTGTAGACAATCGAGGACAACGCCTTGGAACGAGCCAAGTGTCTTTCATTGCACCCAATGCGACAGGTACAACGCAATCGGTTCTTGTCAAAGCTCTGCTCGACAATCCCAATGGACGTTTGCGAACCGATCAATTTGTCCGAGCACAAGTGACTTGGAATCAGCGCCCTGGTGTGGTTGTCCCAACGACCGCGATCACTCGTTTAGGCGGAGAAGCTTTTGTGTATGTGGTTGAACCGTCTCAATCTGGATTTGTGGCTCGACAGCGGCTGGTGAAATTAGGCAGCATCGAAGGTAATGACTATCAGGTGCTAGAGGGTTTGAATCCAGCCGATCAAGTGATTGTCTCAGGTGTTCTAGCGTTGAAAGATGGTGCTGCGATCGCACCTGAATCCTGA
- a CDS encoding transcriptional regulator (similar to AA sequence:cyanobase_aa:MAE03110), which produces MLVQEQSLLKIGELAAQSGVPIKTIRYYEELRLIQSSERTEGHFRLFHPNTSTRLAFIKRLQSLGLSLQEIRDCLAVYDQGDLPCGDIQTKLEHQVFKVDQQIAELTLLRQELSSILQRWSVSPQQQQGEICPNLQV; this is translated from the coding sequence ATGTTGGTACAAGAACAGTCTCTACTCAAAATTGGAGAACTCGCGGCGCAGAGTGGCGTACCGATTAAAACGATTCGCTACTACGAGGAATTAAGGTTAATCCAGTCCTCAGAACGTACAGAAGGTCATTTTCGTCTTTTCCATCCGAATACATCGACTCGGCTTGCTTTCATCAAACGCTTGCAGTCACTCGGCTTGAGTCTTCAGGAAATTCGAGATTGTTTAGCAGTCTATGACCAGGGTGATTTGCCCTGCGGTGATATTCAAACCAAGCTAGAGCATCAGGTTTTCAAGGTTGATCAACAGATTGCAGAACTCACGCTACTGCGTCAGGAATTATCCAGCATTCTACAGCGATGGTCAGTCTCTCCGCAGCAACAGCAGGGAGAAATTTGTCCGAATTTGCAGGTGTGA
- a CDS encoding cation efflux system protein (similar to AA sequence:cyanobase_aa:all7631), whose amino-acid sequence MLNSIVKWSIAQRWLIVLASILISLWGLQVITQMPLDVFPAFAPPQVEIQTDAAGLAPEEVEALVTRPIESAINGTPGLVSLRSASAVGISSVKAVFGWDTDVYRARQLVTERLGRAQSLLPQGVSQPEILPVSSPLGWTVKYAFTSESTPLMEVTRLAGWDIKNRLLAIPGVSNVFIYGGDERQYQVLVNPDRLKAFNVTLNEVVKAAQNANVNVPGGFVTTPDQEFLVRGIGRIESIEPLKRSVIKSVNGTPILLEQVADVKIGAALRRGDGLFRGKRSVILTVTKQPNADTPTVVKAVDAAMEDLKGGLPPDVKFFKTFDQSLFIDLSIENVVAALRDGVIIVSVVLIAFLMNWRTVIISLSALPLSLLVGMIILNWTGQGINTMTLGGLVVAIGSVVDDAIVDMENVYRRLRENQIAENPKPALQVVFDGSIEVRTSVLFATIIIVVIFAPIFALSGVEGRIFAPMGLAYLLSILASTAVALTLTPALCAILLANRRLPSTETWLERKAHQVYRPALRFSIRRPKIILAAAIAGFAASLVILTGLGNVFLPEFQDRQLVNAVILFPGESLEATNQAALDFQEVFKNDKRIESMQFRSGFAQGDPDVAGVNFGELDVEISEEGAKDREQVLEALRQEGKKIPGVVINIGGFISHRMDEILSGVRSAIAVKIYGAELDQLRTVGQQVQSTMNGIPGLVDLQLEPQVPVKQVQIQFDREAAARYGLSIGELAETIETGLNGRTVSQVLEKQQTFNLVVWLQDQYRNNLDVIGNFLIDTPNNQKIPLSQVAKVIYGEGPSTINRENVSRLIVVSSNVSGRDLGSVIKDVRDRVKQVKLPSGYYVEFGGQFQAQEKATQTLIIAGLAAFAVISVLLYFAVRSIPATMMIMINLPLALIGGVISVALSGGIISVASMVGFITLFGVATRNGLLLVDNYNQQLAQGIPLKQVIVEGSMERLVAILLTALASALGMVPLVIGSGAGKEILQPLAVVVLGGLFTSTALTLLVLPALYSLFGKFLVPKQADLVAPSDDRASNLNVVES is encoded by the coding sequence ATGCTCAATTCAATTGTTAAATGGTCGATCGCTCAACGTTGGCTCATTGTGCTGGCATCCATTCTGATTTCACTGTGGGGCTTGCAGGTCATCACCCAAATGCCTTTGGATGTCTTTCCGGCTTTTGCGCCGCCCCAAGTCGAAATTCAAACTGACGCTGCCGGACTCGCTCCTGAAGAAGTCGAAGCACTCGTTACACGCCCGATCGAAAGCGCCATTAATGGAACACCTGGACTGGTCTCCTTGCGATCAGCCTCTGCCGTAGGCATTTCTTCCGTTAAAGCAGTATTTGGATGGGATACCGATGTTTATCGCGCCCGTCAGTTAGTGACTGAGCGACTGGGACGAGCACAAAGCCTTTTGCCGCAAGGGGTAAGTCAGCCCGAAATTCTGCCCGTGAGTTCGCCTTTGGGTTGGACTGTCAAATATGCGTTTACCTCAGAATCAACGCCATTAATGGAAGTCACGCGGCTTGCAGGGTGGGATATTAAAAATCGACTCTTGGCAATTCCAGGCGTGAGTAATGTTTTCATCTATGGCGGCGATGAGCGACAGTACCAAGTTCTGGTAAATCCCGACAGGCTGAAAGCCTTCAATGTGACCTTAAATGAGGTTGTGAAAGCCGCGCAGAATGCAAATGTGAATGTTCCTGGAGGGTTTGTCACAACACCAGATCAGGAATTTCTAGTTAGAGGGATTGGGCGAATTGAATCGATCGAGCCACTCAAGCGATCGGTGATTAAATCGGTGAATGGAACGCCGATTCTACTTGAACAAGTCGCAGACGTGAAAATCGGAGCCGCACTGAGACGAGGAGATGGTTTATTTCGGGGTAAGCGGTCAGTGATCCTAACCGTGACCAAGCAACCGAATGCGGATACACCAACAGTTGTGAAAGCGGTTGATGCGGCGATGGAAGATCTCAAAGGTGGATTGCCGCCGGATGTGAAATTCTTCAAGACGTTTGATCAGAGTTTATTTATTGACTTGTCGATCGAGAACGTTGTTGCTGCACTGCGAGATGGTGTCATTATCGTTTCGGTTGTCTTGATTGCGTTTCTGATGAACTGGCGAACGGTCATCATTAGCTTGAGTGCGTTGCCACTGTCGTTGCTGGTTGGGATGATTATTCTCAATTGGACAGGGCAGGGCATTAACACAATGACGTTAGGGGGATTAGTCGTTGCGATCGGTTCCGTTGTGGACGATGCGATCGTCGATATGGAAAACGTCTATCGCCGATTGCGTGAGAATCAGATTGCAGAAAATCCGAAACCAGCCTTGCAAGTTGTGTTTGATGGCTCGATCGAAGTGAGAACTAGCGTCTTATTTGCCACTATCATCATTGTGGTCATCTTTGCACCCATTTTTGCGTTGTCTGGTGTTGAAGGTCGAATTTTTGCGCCGATGGGACTTGCTTACCTCTTGTCTATCTTGGCATCGACCGCAGTTGCATTAACGCTCACGCCTGCCTTGTGTGCAATCTTGCTGGCGAACCGTCGTCTACCAAGCACTGAAACTTGGCTAGAACGCAAAGCGCATCAAGTGTATCGCCCAGCTTTGAGGTTTTCGATTCGTCGTCCTAAAATTATTTTGGCTGCTGCGATCGCAGGCTTCGCTGCTTCGTTAGTGATCCTAACGGGTCTAGGCAACGTCTTTCTACCCGAATTCCAAGACCGTCAGTTAGTCAATGCTGTGATTTTATTTCCAGGAGAATCGCTAGAAGCAACAAACCAAGCGGCGCTCGACTTTCAAGAGGTATTCAAAAACGATAAGCGAATTGAGTCGATGCAGTTTCGGTCTGGCTTTGCTCAAGGTGATCCCGATGTAGCAGGCGTAAATTTTGGCGAACTAGATGTTGAAATTAGTGAAGAAGGCGCGAAAGATCGGGAACAAGTTCTTGAGGCACTGCGACAGGAGGGTAAGAAAATTCCGGGTGTTGTAATTAATATTGGGGGGTTTATTTCTCACCGAATGGATGAGATCTTATCGGGAGTAAGAAGCGCGATCGCGGTCAAAATCTACGGAGCTGAACTCGATCAACTGCGAACCGTAGGGCAACAAGTTCAATCGACAATGAATGGGATTCCAGGTCTGGTCGATTTACAGCTTGAACCACAAGTTCCGGTTAAACAAGTGCAAATCCAGTTTGATCGTGAAGCTGCCGCCCGTTACGGACTCAGCATTGGAGAACTCGCAGAAACGATCGAAACAGGGCTGAATGGGCGCACCGTATCGCAAGTGTTAGAGAAGCAGCAAACCTTTAACCTTGTTGTTTGGTTGCAAGACCAGTACCGCAATAACTTAGATGTGATTGGAAATTTCCTGATTGATACACCTAATAATCAAAAGATTCCCCTCTCGCAAGTTGCTAAAGTTATCTACGGTGAAGGTCCAAGTACGATTAATCGAGAGAATGTTTCGCGCTTGATTGTGGTTTCGTCGAATGTATCTGGACGAGACTTGGGATCAGTGATCAAAGACGTGCGCGATCGCGTCAAGCAAGTTAAACTACCGAGCGGCTACTATGTCGAATTCGGTGGACAATTCCAAGCCCAAGAAAAAGCCACTCAAACATTAATCATTGCTGGACTCGCTGCTTTTGCAGTGATTTCGGTTCTGCTATATTTTGCGGTAAGATCGATTCCTGCAACGATGATGATCATGATTAACTTGCCACTTGCATTAATTGGAGGTGTCATTTCCGTTGCACTGAGCGGAGGAATTATTTCGGTCGCATCAATGGTAGGATTCATCACGCTGTTTGGTGTCGCAACTCGAAATGGATTGTTGCTCGTGGATAACTACAATCAACAACTCGCTCAAGGGATTCCTCTCAAACAAGTGATTGTCGAAGGCTCAATGGAGCGCTTAGTAGCCATTTTGCTCACGGCACTGGCATCAGCATTAGGAATGGTTCCGCTAGTGATTGGGTCAGGGGCAGGTAAAGAAATTCTGCAACCGCTTGCAGTGGTAGTGTTAGGCGGCTTATTCACGTCTACTGCTTTAACGCTGCTGGTGCTACCTGCCCTATACTCACTGTTTGGGAAGTTTCTAGTTCCCAAACAGGCTGATCTCGTTGCTCCTAGTGACGATCGTGCCTCTAATCTCAACGTTGTAGAATCTTAA